Proteins from one Streptomyces roseifaciens genomic window:
- a CDS encoding DUF6112 family protein codes for MPTLDHVRYLAYNPGISPKEGGLPGLSVLKDVISSINLFAIIAIVGALAVSLAVWAWGHYTGGHQAEANGKKGAVVSAGCAPGLGAANGIVSFFSTLGTQVH; via the coding sequence GTGCCCACGCTCGACCACGTCCGCTACCTCGCCTACAACCCGGGCATCAGCCCGAAGGAGGGCGGGCTTCCGGGCCTGTCCGTCCTGAAGGACGTCATCTCCTCGATCAACCTCTTCGCGATCATCGCGATCGTCGGCGCCCTAGCCGTGAGCCTGGCCGTGTGGGCCTGGGGCCACTACACCGGCGGCCACCAGGCCGAAGCCAACGGGAAGAAGGGCGCGGTCGTGAGCGCAGGCTGCGCGCCCGGCCTCGGCGCCGCCAACGGCATCGTGTCGTTCTTCAGCACGCTCGGGACGCAGGTCCACTAA
- a CDS encoding C40 family peptidase, producing the protein MKAVVATIGVAVLSPLLLAGTAAVAAAGGGAANAAHGDCAGEAGSVDAEAVAKQVKDILGGKGGGKVSVEGLELPAEQIPNAKTIVATGVAMHIPERGQIVALATAMQESRLRNLNYGDLDSLGLFQQRPSAGWGTPAQVRDPVYASTKFYKALLEVRGWESMTVTQAAQAVQRSAFPDAYAQWEPLARALQSAIIKTLPDGGKSKPEDGKTADKDKKDKNNSTTGKGGCATGADGSNFGTIPPGAVPKGYAIPKDAPKKIQTAIRWALGQLDTPYQWGGTCENSHGPDPMGRCDCSSLMQMAYHAAGVNISRTTYTQVNEGKAVSVNSLKPGDLLFTRGTAAVPEHVGMYIGSGLIINVPKTGDVVRITTLANWKPQILAARRILN; encoded by the coding sequence TTGAAAGCCGTCGTCGCGACCATCGGTGTCGCGGTCCTCAGCCCGCTGCTGCTGGCCGGCACCGCCGCGGTCGCCGCAGCCGGCGGCGGCGCAGCCAACGCCGCCCACGGTGACTGCGCAGGCGAGGCCGGATCGGTCGACGCCGAAGCGGTCGCCAAACAGGTCAAGGACATCCTTGGCGGGAAGGGCGGCGGGAAGGTCTCCGTCGAGGGGCTCGAGCTGCCCGCCGAGCAGATCCCCAACGCCAAGACGATCGTGGCCACGGGCGTGGCCATGCACATTCCCGAGCGCGGACAGATCGTCGCCCTGGCCACCGCCATGCAGGAATCCCGGCTCCGCAACCTCAACTACGGCGACTTGGACAGCCTCGGACTGTTCCAGCAGCGGCCGTCCGCGGGCTGGGGTACCCCCGCCCAGGTACGCGACCCGGTGTATGCGTCCACGAAGTTCTACAAGGCGCTGCTGGAGGTGCGCGGGTGGGAGTCGATGACGGTCACCCAGGCCGCGCAGGCCGTCCAGCGTTCGGCTTTCCCTGATGCGTACGCGCAGTGGGAGCCGCTGGCCCGTGCCCTGCAGTCAGCGATCATCAAGACGCTGCCGGACGGCGGCAAGTCCAAGCCCGAGGACGGCAAGACCGCCGACAAGGACAAGAAGGACAAGAACAACTCCACGACCGGCAAGGGTGGTTGCGCCACTGGGGCGGACGGGAGCAACTTCGGCACGATCCCGCCGGGCGCAGTGCCCAAGGGCTACGCGATTCCCAAGGACGCCCCGAAGAAGATCCAGACCGCGATCCGTTGGGCGCTCGGCCAGCTGGACACCCCGTACCAGTGGGGCGGCACCTGTGAAAACTCGCACGGGCCGGACCCGATGGGCCGGTGCGACTGCAGCTCGCTGATGCAGATGGCCTACCACGCCGCCGGCGTGAACATCTCCCGCACCACCTACACCCAGGTCAACGAGGGCAAGGCCGTCTCGGTCAACTCGCTCAAGCCCGGGGACCTGCTCTTCACCCGGGGCACCGCGGCGGTGCCTGAGCACGTGGGGATGTACATCGGCAGCGGCTTGATCATCAATGTGCCGAAGACCGGTGACGTCGTGCGCATCACCACGCTCGCGAACTGGAAGCCCCAGATTCTCGCCGCGCGCCGCATCCTCAACTGA
- a CDS encoding DUF6896 domain-containing protein: protein MLGYVEALNAVDEAMRAAIPSLEQLADVLGLVRSRRIISRSGHIGTYSYTVHGAGCRFVSDNGTEVDVDFDADGSEIFDLWRLRSYGLSLPEPLDVTDQDLRTAVRSLQPLLTEVRPGWFSVAS from the coding sequence GTGCTTGGCTACGTCGAGGCTCTGAACGCGGTTGACGAGGCTATGAGGGCCGCGATCCCGTCGCTTGAGCAACTCGCAGATGTCCTCGGCCTGGTCCGTTCGCGCCGAATCATCAGCCGGAGTGGGCACATCGGCACCTACTCCTACACGGTTCATGGGGCCGGGTGCCGCTTCGTCAGCGACAACGGCACCGAGGTCGATGTCGACTTCGACGCCGACGGGAGCGAAATCTTCGACCTCTGGCGGCTGCGCTCGTACGGGCTGAGCCTGCCGGAGCCTCTCGACGTCACTGATCAGGACCTGCGGACCGCAGTGCGGTCCCTGCAACCGCTTCTGACCGAGGTGCGACCGGGGTGGTTCAGCGTAGCCAGCTGA
- a CDS encoding IS5 family transposase (programmed frameshift) yields the protein MRADLVPDDLWERVAPLLPPAPERRRRYPGRLRVPDRTALAGVLFVLRTGVAWRDVPAETVGCSGVTAWRRLRDWTEAGVWPRLHAALLTELRRADLLDLDDCSVDGSHVRALKRGDHVGPSPVDRARPGSKHHLIVDRHGTPLAVTLTGGNRHDVTQLLPLLDALPPIRGRRGRPRRKPRRLYADRGYDFDKYRRLLWKRGIKPLIARRGVAHGSGLGKVRWVVERAFAWLHQFKRLRTRYERRADLHQGLLELACGLICLRRLRTPS from the exons GTGCGTGCTGATCTTGTTCCGGACGACCTGTGGGAGCGGGTGGCCCCGTTGCTGCCACCCGCTCCCGAACGGCGCCGCCGGTATCCCGGGCGGTTGCGTGTTCCTGACCGAACAGCACTCGCCGGAGTCCTGTTCGTGCTGCGGACCGGTGTCGCCTGGCGGGACGTCCCGGCGGAGACCGTGGGCTGTTCCGGGGTGACGGCCTGGCGCCGGCTGCGGGACTGGACCGAGGCCGGCGTCTGGCCACGCCTGCACGCCGCCCTGCTGACCGAACTGCGCCGCGCGGACTTGTTGGACCTGGACGACTGCTCCGTGGACGGGTCGCACGTCCGGGCCCTCA AAAGGGGGGATCACGTCGGCCCTTCACCCGTCGACCGCGCCCGCCCCGGCTCGAAGCACCACCTGATCGTCGACCGCCACGGAACCCCGCTCGCCGTCACTCTCACCGGCGGCAATCGCCACGACGTCACCCAGCTCCTGCCCCTGCTCGACGCCCTCCCACCGATCCGCGGACGGCGGGGACGTCCCCGCCGCAAGCCCCGGCGCCTGTATGCCGACCGGGGCTACGACTTCGACAAGTACCGCCGCCTGCTGTGGAAGCGGGGCATCAAGCCGTTGATCGCGCGACGCGGCGTCGCCCACGGCTCCGGACTGGGCAAGGTGCGCTGGGTGGTCGAGCGCGCCTTCGCCTGGCTGCACCAGTTCAAACGGCTCCGCACCCGCTACGAGCGACGCGCCGATCTTCATCAGGGCCTGCTCGAACTGGCCTGCGGCCTCATATGCCTGCGCCGCCTGCGCACCCCATCCTGA
- a CDS encoding DUF4913 domain-containing protein: MPDSPDPSTGEIPEPVRMTDLDLADLSASVRRLIDQSQEQARALDHLAADPPPIPLPGPDFTGFAPGPGPAGGGEPLFIMAMEGQAYESELDALTDWVDDLLLPVYGREITSSAPWCPWWDQHPEAVARLHALWLAWQQHIDPEAGPSGPSTWHRDHLDHTMAQLRAPGGPFAACTTNPARPAHRLLPGPKPTTEPVPTTGHTQAA, encoded by the coding sequence GTGCCTGATTCCCCCGACCCGTCCACGGGAGAAATCCCCGAGCCGGTCCGTATGACGGACCTCGACCTGGCTGATCTGTCCGCGAGCGTGCGCCGGCTGATCGACCAGTCCCAGGAGCAAGCCCGCGCCCTGGACCACCTGGCCGCCGACCCGCCGCCGATACCGCTGCCAGGACCCGACTTCACCGGGTTCGCTCCTGGTCCAGGACCGGCCGGCGGTGGCGAACCGCTGTTCATCATGGCCATGGAGGGCCAGGCGTACGAGAGCGAGCTCGACGCGCTCACCGACTGGGTCGATGACCTGCTCCTGCCGGTCTACGGCCGGGAGATCACCTCCAGCGCCCCCTGGTGCCCCTGGTGGGACCAGCACCCCGAGGCCGTTGCCCGCCTCCACGCTCTGTGGCTGGCCTGGCAGCAGCACATCGACCCCGAGGCCGGACCGTCGGGCCCCTCGACGTGGCACCGCGACCACCTCGACCACACCATGGCCCAACTTCGCGCACCCGGTGGTCCGTTCGCCGCGTGCACCACGAATCCGGCCCGGCCCGCGCACCGTCTGCTGCCCGGCCCGAAGCCCACCACCGAACCGGTCCCCACCACCGGACACACCCAGGCCGCGTGA
- a CDS encoding DUF3631 domain-containing protein — protein MTPFLAELLIGTPCCAQHRPGGASMRLPYPALTPAIHTDEALQEEHRARCRQTAAELLERTEELVHLLNATPRRSAAPREVAAHPSAGRRTPDAVKYSQGDTGILRTCREVFAAHADPGTLPTADLVEALRSTKGSAWGAWQREDLTPRRLAMLLSPYSIRSHNIRLPDGTQRKGYRRSEFTAALHRHRPDLPVSPARHDGRAV, from the coding sequence ATGACGCCCTTCCTCGCTGAGCTCCTGATCGGCACCCCCTGCTGCGCACAGCATCGCCCCGGCGGGGCGAGTATGCGCCTGCCGTACCCGGCGCTCACCCCGGCCATCCACACTGACGAAGCCCTGCAGGAGGAGCACCGCGCCCGGTGTCGACAGACGGCAGCCGAGCTGCTGGAGCGTACGGAAGAGCTCGTCCACCTGCTGAATGCCACACCGCGCCGCAGCGCAGCCCCCAGAGAAGTTGCCGCGCACCCGTCCGCAGGCCGGCGCACGCCTGACGCGGTGAAATACAGCCAGGGCGATACGGGAATTCTTCGGACTTGTCGTGAGGTGTTCGCCGCCCACGCAGACCCTGGAACTCTGCCCACTGCGGACCTCGTGGAGGCCCTGCGTTCGACGAAGGGGTCGGCCTGGGGCGCCTGGCAGCGCGAAGACCTCACCCCCCGACGCCTGGCCATGCTGCTGTCCCCGTACAGCATCCGCTCGCACAATATCCGCCTGCCCGACGGCACCCAGCGCAAGGGCTACCGGCGCTCGGAGTTCACCGCCGCGCTGCACCGACACCGCCCGGACCTGCCGGTCAGCCCCGCCCGCCATGACGGGCGTGCCGTGTGA
- a CDS encoding winged helix-turn-helix transcriptional regulator gives MTATTFTPPTSRINDLQRVEESLAMIAPRWSVWTLQTLQQTGRLRYHEVREKLPWLKDPAVSQRLAALADHGLIDRTATDGRPVYYALTDRGRELAPAQDALAAWAAACLEETGPTARAEQVEDALKLITPRHATAVLWALQANGPIRSGELAREVAPGLSPMVITSRLRQLGADGLVERVTDNHRSPYQLTAAARALGPTYTALSAWAAGQPPTTAHHPVWAPAQAADRAQDGQVRRSVAAAAVATSPRTTPAITAQRTPPSWRQSDMFSHTTRHVPSIPAPTTSGRSR, from the coding sequence GTGACCGCCACCACCTTCACGCCCCCGACCTCCCGCATCAACGATCTGCAGCGCGTGGAGGAGTCCCTGGCGATGATCGCCCCACGCTGGAGCGTGTGGACGCTGCAAACCCTCCAGCAAACCGGCCGCCTGCGCTACCACGAGGTGCGCGAGAAGCTGCCCTGGCTGAAAGATCCCGCTGTCTCCCAGCGACTGGCGGCCCTGGCCGACCACGGACTCATCGACCGCACCGCCACCGACGGACGCCCGGTCTACTACGCCCTCACCGACCGAGGACGCGAACTCGCCCCCGCCCAGGACGCACTGGCTGCCTGGGCCGCCGCATGCCTGGAGGAAACCGGCCCCACCGCCCGCGCCGAGCAGGTCGAGGACGCACTCAAGCTGATCACCCCGCGCCACGCCACCGCCGTCCTGTGGGCGCTGCAGGCCAACGGCCCGATACGCAGCGGCGAGCTGGCCCGCGAAGTAGCCCCCGGCCTGTCCCCGATGGTGATCACCTCCCGGCTGCGGCAGCTGGGCGCCGACGGTCTCGTCGAGCGCGTCACCGACAACCACCGCTCGCCCTACCAACTCACCGCCGCCGCCCGCGCCCTGGGCCCGACCTACACCGCGCTGTCGGCGTGGGCCGCAGGCCAGCCGCCCACTACAGCACACCACCCTGTCTGGGCACCCGCCCAGGCCGCCGACCGTGCGCAGGACGGGCAGGTACGACGGTCAGTGGCCGCGGCCGCCGTCGCCACCAGCCCCCGCACCACCCCGGCCATCACCGCACAGCGCACACCGCCCTCGTGGCGGCAGAGCGACATGTTCTCCCACACCACCCGCCACGTGCCCAGCATCCCGGCCCCGACGACGAGCGGGCGGTCACGATGA
- a CDS encoding Ig-like domain-containing protein, with protein MRTRTTSRTVRLLSTAIAAGVAGTLAWMPTAQAADAKPLDFGPGYTIPDSDGNAATSHIGAYGPPGIKVWGDSETYCADPERKGPQAAGGYTGPKTVTHWTSSETGQAVPDSHVAYASYVIGKYGQTQSNEQAAAVDAATYEFLAGGKYAINSSRGKQRLGYPNVSPTARTLAEGYIAEAKKYAGPYTLHIKPSVETTTAGKKVSVAVEVTASLSGAKVPGVKIDLSETGSGTARGSVTTGKDGTAIWQFTTGTAGEAAVKATASGLPGSQLKVLEPRDASAQRMLLAGDTITAEGTTKVKVTPATGGVEIHKTDPGKDTMADVGFQLIDPVTGKTVAEGRTNADGILAFENLAPGTYRLHETDSGDKIHALVPDQDIVITEGQSAKAHPITVVDPFKDADLLVKKIDKSTGKALAGAVIEIDSDVVDAAGKHQPGKKIAELTTGADGTAKLKLGVDLKTGTRYWAKETKAPEHYQLNEIPSSFTAKPGEQVAVTVENTPSTTPPTAPPTTPPSMPPTTPPHRPDKPKTPDTPDSAGGALAHTGADTTAWALGGATALLLAGGGALWATRRRQKTAAEDETTDPQE; from the coding sequence ATGCGTACCCGCACCACCTCTCGCACCGTCCGGCTGCTGTCGACCGCCATTGCCGCCGGCGTGGCAGGCACGCTCGCCTGGATGCCGACCGCCCAGGCCGCCGACGCCAAGCCGCTTGATTTCGGGCCCGGTTACACGATCCCGGACTCCGACGGCAACGCCGCCACCTCCCACATCGGCGCCTACGGTCCGCCTGGCATCAAGGTCTGGGGCGACAGCGAGACCTACTGCGCCGACCCCGAGCGCAAGGGCCCCCAGGCCGCCGGAGGCTACACTGGTCCGAAGACCGTCACCCACTGGACGTCCTCCGAGACCGGCCAGGCTGTTCCCGACTCCCACGTCGCCTACGCCTCCTACGTGATCGGCAAGTACGGCCAGACACAGTCCAACGAGCAGGCTGCTGCCGTCGACGCCGCGACGTACGAGTTCCTGGCCGGCGGGAAGTACGCCATCAACAGCTCCCGCGGCAAGCAGCGCCTGGGCTACCCGAATGTGTCGCCGACGGCCCGCACGCTGGCCGAGGGCTACATCGCCGAAGCGAAGAAGTACGCCGGCCCGTACACCCTGCACATCAAGCCGAGCGTCGAGACCACCACGGCGGGCAAGAAGGTCTCGGTGGCCGTCGAGGTCACCGCCTCCCTGTCCGGCGCCAAGGTCCCAGGCGTCAAGATCGACTTGTCCGAGACCGGCTCCGGCACCGCCCGCGGCAGCGTCACCACCGGAAAGGACGGAACCGCCATCTGGCAGTTCACCACCGGCACGGCCGGTGAAGCCGCGGTGAAGGCGACGGCGAGCGGGCTGCCGGGCTCACAGCTGAAGGTCCTCGAACCGCGTGACGCCTCGGCCCAGCGCATGTTGCTGGCCGGCGACACCATCACCGCCGAGGGCACCACGAAGGTCAAGGTCACCCCCGCCACTGGCGGCGTCGAGATCCACAAGACCGACCCGGGCAAGGACACGATGGCCGACGTCGGCTTCCAGCTCATCGACCCGGTCACCGGAAAGACCGTCGCCGAAGGCAGGACGAACGCGGACGGCATCCTTGCCTTCGAGAACCTCGCACCGGGCACGTACCGCCTGCACGAGACCGACAGCGGCGACAAGATCCACGCTCTGGTGCCCGACCAGGACATCGTCATCACCGAGGGCCAGTCCGCCAAGGCCCATCCGATCACCGTCGTCGACCCGTTCAAGGACGCCGACCTCCTGGTGAAGAAGATCGACAAGTCGACTGGCAAGGCACTCGCGGGCGCGGTCATCGAGATCGACTCCGACGTCGTCGACGCCGCGGGCAAGCACCAGCCGGGCAAGAAGATAGCCGAGCTGACCACTGGCGCGGACGGCACCGCGAAGCTCAAGCTCGGCGTCGACCTCAAGACGGGCACCCGCTACTGGGCCAAGGAGACCAAGGCCCCCGAGCACTACCAGCTGAACGAGATCCCGTCGTCGTTCACGGCGAAGCCGGGGGAGCAGGTCGCCGTCACTGTGGAGAACACCCCGTCGACCACGCCGCCGACGGCCCCGCCCACCACGCCTCCCTCGATGCCGCCGACCACCCCGCCGCACCGGCCGGACAAGCCCAAGACCCCCGACACCCCGGATTCCGCCGGCGGAGCACTCGCCCACACCGGTGCCGACACCACGGCGTGGGCGCTGGGCGGAGCCACAGCCTTGCTGCTGGCCGGTGGCGGCGCCCTGTGGGCAACCCGCCGCCGGCAGAAGACCGCCGCCGAGGACGAGACCACTGACCCGCAGGAGTAA